One window of the Mycobacterium xenopi genome contains the following:
- a CDS encoding hydroxymethylglutaryl-CoA lyase → MTPHVTIREVALRDGLQIEAPIPLSDKLKLLAAIAATGVREVEACAFVSASKVPSMADAAELAAELHRFPGIEFSALVASPNGAKRAMAAGLGAIEYVVAASDAFSHANVGRSSAEATTLISDIVTIAHDAGATAEVIIATAWDCPFDGPTPPRRVLDIAAAACEGGVDRLSIADTIGTTTPGRVVSLIAALRPLIGTTALGAHFHNTRGAGLASAYAAVTAGVSRLDSSVGGLGGCPFAPGATGNIATEDLVYLLTDSGIDVDVDLDAAIGAANVARSAVGHDLPGALLHAGDRKRT, encoded by the coding sequence ATGACCCCGCATGTCACGATTCGGGAAGTCGCGTTGCGCGATGGACTGCAGATCGAGGCGCCGATCCCGTTGTCAGACAAGCTGAAACTGCTTGCCGCGATAGCCGCCACCGGGGTGCGCGAGGTGGAGGCATGCGCGTTCGTGTCTGCGTCGAAGGTGCCGTCAATGGCCGACGCGGCCGAGCTGGCGGCCGAGCTGCACCGCTTCCCCGGCATCGAGTTCTCCGCCTTGGTGGCCAGCCCCAACGGCGCCAAGCGCGCGATGGCGGCCGGACTGGGGGCCATCGAATACGTAGTGGCGGCCTCGGATGCGTTCAGCCACGCCAACGTCGGGCGCAGCAGCGCCGAGGCCACCACACTAATCAGCGACATCGTCACGATTGCCCATGACGCGGGCGCCACCGCCGAAGTCATCATCGCCACCGCCTGGGACTGCCCGTTCGACGGGCCCACCCCGCCGCGCCGCGTGCTCGACATCGCCGCCGCTGCCTGCGAGGGCGGTGTCGACCGGCTATCGATCGCCGACACCATCGGCACCACCACGCCGGGCCGGGTCGTCTCACTGATCGCGGCATTACGCCCGTTGATCGGGACCACCGCTTTGGGCGCGCATTTCCACAACACTCGTGGCGCCGGCCTGGCCAGCGCGTACGCGGCGGTCACCGCCGGCGTGTCCCGGCTGGACTCCTCGGTCGGCGGCCTGGGAGGCTGCCCGTTCGCGCCAGGCGCCACCGGCAATATTGCCACCGAAGATCTGGTCTACCTGCTCACCGACAGCGGCATCGATGTCGACGTCGACCTGGACGCGGCCATTGGCGCTGCGAACGTTGCCAGATCGGCTGTCGGCCACGACCTTCCCGGCGCGCTGCTGCACGCCGGGGACCGGAAACGAACCTAA
- a CDS encoding acyl-CoA dehydrogenase family protein: MDFTLPEHLPRLLAEMDAFIEAEIAPLQAEHMQYFDHRREFARTDLDNGGIPRRAWEDLLDEMRRRADKAGWLRYGLPSSLGGRDGTNLDMAVIREHLAHKGIGLHNDLQNESSIVGNFPQVIMIERFGTDEQRREWSEALITGKRSMAFGLTEPQHGSDATWLETRAKRDGDDWVINGAKRWNTGVHRATHDLIFARTSGEPGQATGITAFLVPTDAPGFTVPFYWWTFNMPTDHGEVELRDVRVPADAVLGEVDRGLDVAQTFLHENRIRQAASSLGAAQYCIDRAAEYAGKRTVFGKPLSLNQAVQWPLAELQTEAQMVRLLVYYAAWHLDHNHHLEVSDKVSMANYRANRLVCDAADRAMQVFGGLGYSRHEPFEHIYRHHRRYRITEGSEEIQIRRVAQRLFQFDKVRT; encoded by the coding sequence GTGGATTTCACACTGCCCGAACACCTTCCAAGGCTGCTAGCCGAGATGGACGCTTTCATCGAGGCTGAGATCGCGCCGCTCCAGGCCGAACACATGCAGTATTTCGACCACCGTCGGGAATTCGCCCGCACCGACCTGGATAATGGCGGCATTCCACGTCGGGCGTGGGAGGATCTGCTCGACGAAATGCGTCGGCGCGCCGACAAGGCGGGGTGGCTGCGCTACGGATTGCCGTCATCGCTGGGCGGGCGCGACGGCACCAACCTTGATATGGCCGTCATCCGTGAACACTTGGCGCACAAAGGGATCGGGCTGCACAACGACCTCCAGAACGAGTCGTCGATTGTCGGCAACTTCCCGCAGGTGATCATGATAGAGCGGTTCGGCACCGACGAGCAGCGCCGCGAATGGTCCGAGGCTCTGATCACCGGGAAACGCTCGATGGCGTTCGGGCTCACTGAGCCGCAGCATGGATCGGACGCGACCTGGCTGGAAACCCGCGCCAAGCGAGACGGCGACGACTGGGTCATCAACGGCGCCAAGCGGTGGAACACCGGCGTGCACCGCGCCACGCATGACCTGATCTTCGCTCGCACCTCCGGTGAGCCGGGACAGGCCACAGGCATCACGGCGTTCCTGGTGCCGACCGATGCGCCGGGCTTCACGGTGCCGTTCTACTGGTGGACTTTCAACATGCCCACCGACCACGGCGAAGTCGAACTGCGGGACGTGCGGGTGCCCGCCGACGCGGTGCTCGGCGAAGTCGACCGCGGCTTGGACGTTGCGCAGACGTTCTTGCACGAAAACCGGATTCGGCAAGCGGCCAGCAGCCTCGGCGCAGCGCAGTACTGCATTGACCGCGCCGCCGAGTACGCCGGCAAGCGAACAGTGTTCGGCAAACCGCTGTCGCTCAACCAGGCCGTGCAATGGCCGCTGGCCGAACTGCAGACCGAAGCCCAGATGGTGCGGCTGCTGGTGTACTACGCCGCTTGGCATTTAGATCACAACCACCATCTGGAGGTCTCCGACAAGGTTTCGATGGCCAACTACCGCGCCAACCGGTTGGTGTGCGACGCCGCAGACCGGGCCATGCAGGTCTTCGGTGGCCTCGGCTACAGTCGCCATGAGCCGTTCGAGCATATCTACCGCCACCATCGCCGCTACCGGATCACAGAGGGCTCCGAGGAAATCCAGATCCGCCGGGTTGCCCAGCGGCTGTTCCAATTCGACAAGGTGCGTACGTGA
- a CDS encoding phosphotransferase family protein, with product MTTVDQLQASLPAVLRPVLGADVAIENLRVLTGGASRSTWAFDAVTPSGRRSLILRTGAPDDMHAGMEREARVQAAAEAAGAPVPHILVATDSVAPLGNPFLICDEIKGETIVRRIDRQLERAGGAAVRARLLRQCAQALAAIHRADPSGVELDTQDQLAEWRARLDAMGDTTATFEWAFRWLGARRPPPSAARLVHGDFRMGNLIVDGSELAAVLDWELVHIGEVYEDLAWFCVRAWRFGAPASRGAGGLGSVESFLSAYEEASGTMVDRKWFNWWLILATLRWGIICRYQAHRHLSGQVRSVELATIGRRVCETEWDLLELLDPGNAVRDIATTGSGQADRHRTALYGRPTAPELVAAVAEFLETDVRQATSGRVNFHARVAANALRMVERELLAAEDRAARTALARLGFTDEAELAAAIRGGDLDQRAADVTSCLRTLVKHRLAVVHPGYEESDDNG from the coding sequence GTGACCACCGTCGACCAGTTGCAGGCCAGCCTGCCGGCAGTCTTGCGTCCGGTGCTGGGCGCGGACGTGGCGATCGAGAATCTGCGCGTGCTGACCGGCGGTGCCAGCCGAAGCACCTGGGCATTCGACGCCGTCACACCTAGTGGCCGTCGCTCGCTGATCCTGCGCACCGGAGCACCTGACGACATGCACGCCGGTATGGAACGCGAAGCCCGGGTGCAGGCCGCCGCCGAGGCGGCCGGGGCTCCTGTCCCACACATTCTTGTTGCCACGGATTCTGTTGCGCCGCTTGGCAATCCGTTTCTGATCTGCGACGAGATCAAAGGTGAAACGATTGTGCGGCGCATCGACCGCCAACTCGAGCGTGCCGGAGGGGCCGCTGTCCGGGCCCGGCTGCTGCGGCAATGCGCCCAGGCGCTGGCCGCCATCCACCGTGCCGACCCGAGCGGTGTGGAGCTCGACACGCAAGACCAACTTGCCGAGTGGCGGGCGCGGCTAGACGCCATGGGCGATACCACGGCAACCTTCGAATGGGCGTTTCGCTGGCTGGGCGCGCGCCGGCCACCGCCGTCGGCTGCTCGTCTGGTGCACGGCGACTTCCGGATGGGAAACCTCATCGTCGACGGCAGCGAACTTGCGGCCGTTCTGGATTGGGAGCTGGTGCATATCGGCGAGGTGTATGAGGATCTGGCCTGGTTTTGCGTTCGCGCCTGGCGGTTCGGCGCACCGGCCAGCCGTGGCGCGGGAGGCCTGGGCAGCGTCGAAAGCTTCCTATCGGCCTATGAGGAAGCTAGCGGCACTATGGTCGACCGAAAGTGGTTCAACTGGTGGCTAATATTGGCCACACTGCGCTGGGGCATCATTTGCCGATACCAGGCGCATCGGCACCTCAGCGGACAAGTCCGCTCGGTGGAGTTGGCAACGATCGGCCGCAGGGTCTGCGAGACCGAGTGGGATCTACTCGAGCTGCTGGACCCGGGCAACGCTGTCCGAGACATAGCGACGACTGGATCCGGACAAGCCGACCGCCACCGCACCGCTCTTTATGGCCGTCCCACCGCTCCCGAACTAGTCGCCGCGGTGGCCGAGTTTTTGGAAACCGATGTCCGCCAAGCGACCAGCGGGCGGGTCAACTTCCACGCGAGGGTCGCTGCGAACGCGCTGCGGATGGTCGAACGCGAACTACTCGCGGCCGAGGACCGCGCCGCGCGCACGGCGCTAGCTCGCCTGGGCTTCACCGACGAGGCCGAACTGGCCGCCGCGATCCGCGGCGGTGATCTTGATCAGAGGGCCGCGGATGTGACGTCGTGTCTGCGCACCCTGGTCAAGCATCGGTTAGCCGTCGTTCATCCTGGGTATGAGGAGTCAGACGACAACGGGTAG
- the thiI gene encoding tRNA uracil 4-sulfurtransferase ThiI: protein MRIEPCVLLKYGELALKRRNQQLFARHLVRNLRHAMARGNETPPKVQLRRRSGVLAVSAPPLSQAEIVARARDVIGLSVVQPVWRVAKSAAAAEVAAVQLLRERHDGGRTPTFAVRCRRRDRRFGLTSEQLAARIGARVCGELGWRVDLKHPDVELWVEVDWREIFLGVERYRGRGGLPVGSSGHALVLLSGGFDSPVAAYRAMRRGLRCDFLHCTGAPFTDPSSTYKAYALARQLSRFQPGSRLYVAAVGSAQRTLATSGAGEAQIVAQRRLYLRVADVLARRVGAQALVTGDSLGQVSSQTLANLAVAEEAASLPVLRPLLAFDKLEIIDEARQIGTAEISVLPDQDCCQLFQPPRVATHTTVGRLTDVEARAGMDTLVDNVLSHIQEFDLDSCGATAEAAPQEATTVKDQHTHQ, encoded by the coding sequence CTGCGCATCGAGCCATGCGTGCTGCTGAAGTACGGAGAGCTGGCGCTCAAGCGCCGCAATCAGCAGCTATTCGCGCGGCATCTCGTGCGTAACCTGCGGCATGCCATGGCCCGTGGAAACGAGACGCCTCCGAAGGTGCAATTGCGGCGGCGCAGTGGGGTTTTGGCGGTGTCGGCGCCCCCGTTGTCGCAGGCGGAAATCGTTGCACGGGCTCGTGACGTCATCGGTCTTAGCGTCGTCCAGCCGGTGTGGCGGGTCGCGAAATCGGCCGCGGCGGCGGAGGTCGCCGCCGTGCAGCTGCTGCGCGAGCGCCACGACGGGGGGCGAACGCCGACATTTGCAGTGCGCTGCAGGAGACGCGACAGGCGGTTTGGGTTGACCTCCGAGCAACTCGCGGCTCGCATCGGAGCGCGGGTGTGCGGCGAGCTGGGATGGCGGGTCGACTTGAAGCACCCCGACGTGGAGCTCTGGGTAGAAGTTGACTGGCGTGAAATCTTCCTCGGTGTGGAGCGATATCGCGGCCGAGGTGGCCTGCCGGTGGGATCCAGCGGCCATGCGTTGGTTCTGCTTTCCGGCGGATTCGACTCTCCGGTCGCAGCCTACCGGGCGATGCGGCGGGGATTGCGCTGCGATTTCCTGCACTGTACCGGCGCACCGTTCACCGACCCCAGCTCGACGTACAAGGCGTATGCGCTGGCACGTCAGCTGAGCCGTTTCCAGCCAGGCTCACGGCTATACGTAGCCGCGGTGGGAAGCGCCCAGCGCACGCTGGCGACCAGCGGTGCCGGTGAGGCGCAGATCGTGGCTCAGCGTCGACTGTATCTGCGCGTGGCCGATGTGCTCGCCCGCCGAGTCGGCGCGCAGGCCCTGGTCACCGGTGACAGCCTGGGCCAGGTGTCCAGCCAGACCCTGGCCAATCTCGCGGTTGCCGAGGAAGCCGCCAGCTTGCCGGTGCTGCGGCCACTGCTTGCCTTCGACAAGCTGGAAATCATCGATGAAGCGCGGCAGATCGGCACTGCCGAGATCTCCGTATTGCCGGATCAGGACTGCTGTCAGCTGTTCCAGCCCCCGAGGGTGGCCACGCACACGACTGTTGGGCGACTCACTGATGTTGAAGCCCGTGCCGGGATGGATACCCTCGTCGATAATGTGCTGAGCCACATTCAGGAGTTCGATCTCGATTCGTGCGGGGCCACCGCCGAGGCGGCGCCGCAGGAAGCGACAACCGTGAAGGACCAGCACACGCACCAGTGA